A region from the Dysidea avara chromosome 15, odDysAvar1.4, whole genome shotgun sequence genome encodes:
- the LOC136245344 gene encoding tigger transposable element-derived protein 1-like: MNKDANILRENGGIKLTEEWAKSLLKRMGYVKRRACSKAKIDVEHFEELKRIFFMYTTNIVSMDEIPPQLVINFDQTAINYVPTPSWTMEKEGAKRVEMMGIDDKRQITAVFGASLSGDFLPLQLVYEGKTTRCLPTYSFPSTWNITYSANHWSNEETMNEYMEMVIFPYIRKIKEDLKLPDEQGALLIFDNFKAQCTSTILTLLDSHNINVALIPANCTDRLQPLDLSINKPAKDFLRKQFESWYAKQVCSQLDEGNQSEGVDLRLSTMKPLGAEWMVAFHSHIKKNSDMVRNGFKEAGIFDCL, translated from the coding sequence ATGAATAAAGATGCTAATATTCTGCGTGAAAATGGTGGGATCAAGTTAACTGAAGAATGGGCAAAATCCTTACTGAAGAGAATGGGCTATGTCAAAAGGAGAGCATGTAGCAAGGCAAAAATTGATGTGGAGCATTTTGAAGAATTGAAAAGAATATTTTTTATGTATACTACAAACATTGTAAGCATGGACGAAATTCCACCACAGCTGGTCATAAATTTTGATCAGACAGCAATCAATTATGTCCCCACACCATCTTGGACAATGGAGAAGGAAGGAGCAAAGAGGGTAGAAATGATGGGGATAGATGACAAGAGACAGATAACAGCAGTTTTTGGTGCATCCCTTTCAGGTGACTTCCTGCCACTTCAGCTTGTATACGAAGGAAAGACAACACGATGCCTTCCAACTTACAGTTTTCCCTCAACGTGGAACATTACTTATTCGGCCAATCACTGGTCGAATGAAGAAACAATGAATGAATATATGGAGATGGTCATTTTTCCATACATCAGGAAAATTAAAGAAGATCTGAAGCTTCCTGATGAACAGGGTGCACTTTTAATTTTTGATAACTTCAAAGCACAGTGTACGTCAACCATTTTAACACTACTGGATAGCCACAATATCAATGTAGCCCTAATTCCTGCAAACTGCACTGACCGGTTACAGCCGCTAGACCTCAGTATTAATAAGCCAGCAAAAGATTTCCTTCGTAAGCAATTTGAAAGCTGGTACGCGAAACAAGTTTGCTCACAGTTAGATGAAGGAAACCAGagtgaaggtgttgatttgaggCTCAGCACTATGAAGCCTTTGGGTGCAGAATGGATGGTAGCATTCCATAGCCATATCAAGAAAAACTCTGATATGGTGCGGAATGGATTTAAGGAAGCTGGGATTTTTGACTGCCTTTGA
- the LOC136245345 gene encoding uncharacterized protein has protein sequence MWQPLYQSEGPAQVFLLMLSWLIAAFGNKTRRTWKEVILAYDNMCHVNNLKVARNDLPLPGDLKYIWKDINKIIDSLHINNHCDPRCKTLYDPQPIKEKNPSFNTMACEQTFAWMSRFKKIVCFMPKTHHHFYIHRMVKRRNAYISYCYLHGCRPIHAKKLDTKE, from the exons ATGTGGCAGCCCCTGTACCA ATCTGAAGGGCCAGCCCAGGTGTTTTTATTAATGCTATCATGGCTTATTGCGGCATTTGGTAACAAAACAAGAAGAACTTGGAAAGAAGTAATTCTGGCGTATGACAACATGTGTCATGTGAATAACCTGAAAGTTGCTAGGAATGATTTGCCCTTACCAG GAGATCTCAAGTATATCTGGAAAGATATAAATAAGATAATAGACAGCCTTCACATCAACAACCACTGTGATCCAAGGTGCAAAACCCTATATGATCCACAACCAATCAAAGAAAAGAACCCAAGTTTTAACACCATGGCATGTGAGCAAACTTTTGCATGGATGTCCAggtttaaaaaaattgtttgcTTTATGCCAAAAACCCACCATCATTTTTACATACATCGCATGGTGAAAAGGCGAAATGCATATATTTCTTATTGTTACTTGCATGGGTGTAGACCAATACATGCAAAGAAACTCGATACTAAAGAATGA